CCATActaatgagaatatattttaaaactatgactcattttttataataaatattttataatgatcACATGTATatacaatactttaaatataggtattttacaaataaatttattatttaaaattaataaaaatgaatatgagtgagaataaatttaagttaagtttactaaataaccttaatatatatatatatatataagtaataagcttttaagtcaataatttaataataatttaacttaaaattaagttaaatcattaaataataaatattaagttttatcacataccttttaatattagttaaataacttaatttaattttttaaacatattaaatatatttgataaaatgacttaatattgtaatttaaaatttaaaaagatgttgataaattaatttaataacttaataattaagTCATTGAATATTAAGTTTGATTAAacacttaaaatattaaaaaaaaaatatataactataAATACTAACCAAAGTCATGAtgatttagtattatttttagtttctttttaaaagaaactgcAAGCCTATAatgatatttgaattaaaatcactttaaaataaaatctcaaaattctttaaaaaaaaaaaaaaaccatccacAATCTAACTAGAAAAAGTagacatttttaaatatatatatatatatatatatatatatatatatatatatatatatatatatatattataacatGTGAAAATTAATGAAAGAGGAAATTGAAAGGGAAATGAAAAGGACGAATGAAATGACAAGAGAATATGCATGGGAGGGGAGTCACTTCAATTATGAGCTACGCCCCCCAACCCCCACCCCCGGCCCTTACAAACCGGAGGGGGGGAATCCGTACTTGAATGTAAAGccagacagagagagagagagagagagagagagagagagagagagagtgggggAGAGGGACGTATCATCACCCATAAGGGGAATATTCTGTCCTTCCTTTTGCATGGATGTGCGTGCTTCTCCTGCATGCACGTGCCCTCACTGCCCCCCTTCCCTCATCCTCATCTTCCTATTTGAGACcttgttcttcatttttcataatttttttttaatgagaaattgTATGAATATTGAGGGTTAAATATGCTTCCTCAACttgattatcattatttttcataatttattttttcatattcaaaaccCAATAATTAATCCTCAAAGTTTGTTTGTCACataccatatatttttttagaggacaattatttttcataatagaaAAACTTGTGTCTTAACTTGACTcaagattatatttgagtttaaaaattttgaaaaaaaaataaaaagaaagtaagGACTTAATTTTCAGGAACATGttctccaaaattttttttttaaaaaatgtgctTGGCAGTTAgagatttattttctattttctatctttaaaaaaaaattaaagtgtttttaaataataatttttaattattttcacttatttgttaaaaaaaagtaattatacaaatattaaaaataaataaaaataaaatattagatataaaaattaattttaaaacatatttaaaaatattaaaaataaattaaaataattttcaaatttttaaatagacttttgttttataaagcATCGAAAtaacacttttcaaaattgtttttgaaaacatttattaaatatgactcctattttttcatattatttcaaagtaaattatcaaaaaccaaacatgattaaaaatataataatcaatcaaaatattaaatttagagtAAGTATAGTCGATCCTACCaataaagtattaaattttgaatgtaaaatATGATGATGCATGTAGATAGGACAAAGAGCGCActtaatcaaatttaagattCTGATCTTTTAAGCGTAAATTTAAGAGGTTAATAAATGAAgtgattttattatatgataaaaatattgatgtcATTTTCCTTTAACCAAAGGTTACATGGATCAAACTCTAATCATCTTTTGCCAAAATCAATGTTGTGTAAGTGCATGATGTTGATATAttaccaatttaataaataatgtaacattaattagaaattataataaaaatattaatcaaattGTACTAAATTAATTCTTCTTATAATAGTGTTACTAAATGGTCTTGTCTTTTCAATACCCAACACCATACAAATTCTCAATCGCAAACCTCTAACCCTCttctcttttttatataaagataaagATGATGTGCTTTTAGGGCATAAATTCCATTCACATACCCGAATCCGAATCCGAATCCGAATCGGAATCCGAATTTCCCTACTTCGCCTATTTAAAATAAGGCGAAAGCACATCGGAGCGTGGATGGGAAGAGCGTGGGGGAGGGGTGACAGAGTCATAGGTGATAAGATAGAGTATGAAGGAGCAGGGAAGAGACACGTCTCATGAAGGAGCAGCTGGTGGGCCCCACAACCATTAACATGTAGAGAGAGCAAATAatttatagagagagagagagagagagagagagagggagagaaagagGCATGTGGGTCATGGGGAATTGGAGCGGACCCGAACTATGTGGGTCAGGACGCGTCTTAAGGGCGACTCGATTCTTGGGACACGCACATTGTTTCTGTTGCCCTTGTTGTTGGCTTTATTTACGGGACTGCCACTTCTCAGTCTCTCTGGCTTTGATGATGAGGAGGACCGTAACAGTAGTAACTGACCCCTCTCTGGGCTGTAACGTTTATTTCTTTGAGTAGCAAAGAACAAATCCATGGACGTCAAAGCTCTTCAGTTTCTGTTATTTTCTCCTGTCATTTTCCTCCTCACTAACTCAGCTCTCGCAGCCTTTCACCTCATTTTTGGATGTTAAAAATGTGAAGGAAGCTGGATCCCGACATGGGTTTTTCTAGGTCATCAACAGTATGCGGTTGTTTCTGATAATGCTGTGTTACTTTAATTTGAACTCTGAATCATTTCCCTATTGAAGAATCGCTGAAAAGATCAATGGGTTTTGGTTTTATGGAAAGGAAGAagtagaagtagaagaagaagtcCTTCTTCATATGCATACACTTCCAATGGGTTATATGGTATGTgttatttgttgttttaatgCGTGGAGGGTGATGGTTGATAGTATGAAACAGTAGTAGTGAAACAAGACAAACCCATTAAAGGAATTGTTATGAAGATGAATGGGTATTGAAGTTTTGACCTTTGTCCATGTTTTTTGTTGAGCATTTATGGAGAAGAAGAGTGCCTGTTAAAGTTTCTGTTTCGAGTGGATCATAGGGATAAACCAGAGAGGGGAATTCATGTAGAAAGGGTGTGGCGAAGAAGGGTAGGAGGAGAAGGAGAAAGAAGAGAGGTttgagaaaggaaatgaaggagACAAGATGAACTTATAAcgcagagagaaaaaaaaaaggtgagagagagaaaaaatgagATGTGTAGTTGGGGACCCATTGGGCaatggagagagaaaagagTAGGGCCCATCCACCGCCCATGCGCACGCTGGCTTACCAAAAACCAAACCCCATCATCGATCCAATGCCTTGACCTAACCCTAACCCAACACTATATCCAAAACACATAACACCACCCAACCCCAGGACATCACTCACAccctctccttctctctctctctctctctttctctctgtctgtctgtctctctctctctctctctatcccccccttgttcttcattttctcccaAACCCTCACCAACAGCAAACAAAAGAGAGAAGCTCAACAGTtgaggggaaaagaaaaacaactctcACATGAGGTTAGAGAGTAGAAAGATGGCTGATTCAGCTGTTTCAGCTGAAAATTTGGTGGGTGATGCTCAAAAGccctttcttctctcttttctgGTGAAGGTTAGCGGCATTTGATTCATCAAAACACCCAGAAAGCCACCTCAGAAAGCCACAAAAGAAGCAAAGCAAAGACTGATCATACCCCAAGAAGCTCTCCCTCTTTGTCTCTCAATTTACTTCACCTGGGTATTTTTATGCCTTGAGGTAAATAGGGTTTcggacaaaaaacaaaacaaaaggaaagaaatggaTCCAGTTACAGCCCATGGTCGTCCTCTTCCTCCTCCTTTCCACACCAGAGATCTTCAGCtgcaccaccaccaccaatATCAACACCACCCACAAGCCAATTCTGAAGATGAACAAAGTGGCAGCAGCAGCTTAAACCGAGCACAGAAGCGTGATCGCGATGAAAGTAACGCCACCAACAACACTAGTCCGATTGACGGCAAAGAATTCGGCACATCCAGTGGCGATGGAGAGATCACGAGAAGACCTAGAGGCAGACCAGCTGGCTCCAAGAACAAGCCCAAACCTCCCATCATTATAACACGAGACAGTGCCAACGCCCTCCGATCCCATGTCATGGAAATTGCCACCGGATGCGATATCATGGACAGTCTAAACACCTTTGCTCGGCGGCGACAGAGGGGGATTTGCATTTTAAGCGGTAGCGGAACTGTGACCAATGTCACTCTAAGGCAACCCGCTTCCCCCGGTGCAGTTGTGACCTTACACGGAAGATTTGAGATCTTATCGCTCTCCGGCTCTTTTCTACCCCCTCCAGCACCGCCCGCTGCGTCGGGGCTAACCATATACCTGGCCGGCGGACAGGGGCAGGTGGTGGGTGGTAGCGTGGTTGGGCCGCTACTAGCCTCGGGTCCAGTGGTAATCATGGCTGCTTCATTTGGTAATGCCGCATACGAGAGGCTTCCTCTGGAGGATGAAGAGCCGCAGGTTCCGATTCCCGGAAGCGGCCCTCTTGGATCTCCGGGAATGGTGGGACAACAGCcgcaacagcagcagcagcagcaacagcttTTGCCAGATCCTAACGCATCTCTTTTTCAAGGGTTACCTCCAAATCTTCTCAATTCATGCCAATTACCTGCTGAGGCCTATTGGGGAACTGCTCGCCCACCCTATTAGCAACCAGAAAAAACAGAAactatgttttatttttcttttcttttcttcgcTCCTTTGTTTTCACTCTCCTGTCacctttt
The sequence above is drawn from the Vitis riparia cultivar Riparia Gloire de Montpellier isolate 1030 chromosome 15, EGFV_Vit.rip_1.0, whole genome shotgun sequence genome and encodes:
- the LOC117931774 gene encoding AT-hook motif nuclear-localized protein 22, with product MDPVTAHGRPLPPPFHTRDLQLHHHHQYQHHPQANSEDEQSGSSSLNRAQKRDRDESNATNNTSPIDGKEFGTSSGDGEITRRPRGRPAGSKNKPKPPIIITRDSANALRSHVMEIATGCDIMDSLNTFARRRQRGICILSGSGTVTNVTLRQPASPGAVVTLHGRFEILSLSGSFLPPPAPPAASGLTIYLAGGQGQVVGGSVVGPLLASGPVVIMAASFGNAAYERLPLEDEEPQVPIPGSGPLGSPGMVGQQPQQQQQQQQLLPDPNASLFQGLPPNLLNSCQLPAEAYWGTARPPY